The Columba livia isolate bColLiv1 breed racing homer chromosome 2, bColLiv1.pat.W.v2, whole genome shotgun sequence genome includes the window ACATGGATGTCAAATGCATTCAGAAATTTGCTGCTACACGAGCTAAAGAGCACAAAAGGCAGATTAAAACCTTTTAAACTGGTGTCAGCAAAGCTTTGAATCAGGCTAAGTTGGTTTCAGCCTGGGTGGGAAAGGCTGGAGTGTGTCTCCATCGGGGGCTCGCCATGTTTTTATCCAGATTAACTGAATGAACTCAAAGAGAAATTACTTCTCAAAAATTATTCCAGCTGGCCAAGGGGAAGCCACAGTCCCCTGGCACAAATCCTCTGGTCCCATGTCACCGTGAGACACTCCTGAGCCTGAATAAGAGTCACGGGTAAGTCAGGTTTCCTCCCATCTGCCATGTGGGAACCATAACATCAAAAATATTGTTTGAGCATGAGCCTGTCCCATGGTGTAGCTGGGTGGGAGGTCCTCCACGGTGGGTGGGATGTCTCTCCACCATTGGGATGTCCCATCATGATGGGATGCTCTTACTTTGGTGGGGTGTCCCCAACTTGGTGGGATGTCCATTTTCATGGGATGCTCCACCATTGGTGGGTTGTGCCATCATGGTGGATGTCCTCAACTTGGTGGGATGTCCATCCCCATGGGATGTTCCACTCATTGGTGGGATGTCCCATCACGGTGGATGTCCTCAACTTGGTGGGATGTCCCCACCTTGGTGGGATGTCCCATCATAGTGGGATGTCCTCAACTTGGTGGGATGTCCCTACCTTGGTGGGATGTCCATCCCCATGGGATGCTCCATTCATTGGTGGGATGTCCCATCATGGTGGGATGTTCCTCCTTTTGGTGGGATGTCCCCAACTTCGTGGGAAGTCCATCCCCAGTGAAATGCTTGACTTATTGGTGGGATGTCCCATCATGGTGGGATGCTCCTCCTCAACTTGGTGGGATGTCCCCAAATTGGTGACATGTCCCTCCCCTACTGGGATGTCCCATCATGGTGGGATGTCCCCAGATTGGTGGGATGTCCCTCCCCCATTGGGATATCCCGTCATGGTGGGATGCTCCTCTTTTGGTGGGATGTCCCGAACTTGGTAGGATGTTCCCAACTTGGTGGGATGCCCCACCTCGTGGTGGGACTTCCATCCCCTGGTGGGACGTCCCCATGGTTGGCTCACCTGGATGTTCTTCTCACAGTCAGTCTGgtggtgcagcagcagctcgcTCTCCAGCAGGAAGCGCTTGCCACACTTGTCACAGATCTGCATGCGGCTGTGCGTGACATTCATGTGCTTCTCCAGGTACCAGCGGTTGTTGAAGACCCGGGGACACTTCTTGCATGGATagtgctgcttctcctccagcttAACCTTCTGGCCCAAACCGTCctgttccttttttctcttcctccctcgctggccttcctcttcctcttcctcctcttcttccaccTTGGCCATCTCCTGAGACCTGGTTGCCATGGAAGGCTTGGTGGCTTTGGACGCCCAGCTGCCTCTGCGAGGCTGCCCACCCTTTTCCCGTTTCACCTCCGACGCATCttcgtcatcatcatcatcatcctcttCTTCTGTTGTCTCCTCCAGGTCTTCCTCCTCGCTgtgctcctcctcttcctcctcgcCCACCTCcgcatcctcctcctcttcctcctcctcctctccttcctcgttctcctcctccccatcctcctccGTGTCGCCCCCATCACCATCAGGCCGCCCCATCACGGCCGCTTCGCTGGCGGTCGCCTTCCCCTCTGTGCCCTTGGAGACGTTGAGGGTCTGGTTGTTGAGGTTCACCTCCACGATGATCTGCTCCCGGTTATATGAACCCTGGCTGTCCAGGTCCTCCTCAGACTCTTCGCCTTCCATCTTACAGACGGCGCCTGGACCACCATCCTTCTCCTCCTTGTAGTACTGCTTGGCTGGACCAGGGGGGAGCGTCCCACCACCTGCTCCATCCTCCACCCGCACCGAGTAGGGGTCGTTGCTCTCCCGGGCGTAGATTTTGGGATGAGGGGCGTCCACCTCCTGCTTGATCTCGCAGTAGTAGGGTGGAGGTCCAGCACAGCCCTCCGCAGGCAGGGCCATCTCGGTGGCCAGGCTGAGCGAGCGGGTGTCCAGAAGATCCTGGCAGGAGGAGGCGATGTTGTTCATCTGCAGCACGGTGGCCGCGTTCAGCACGTCCTGCACATTGCAGGAGTTGACGAGTAGCTTGGAGGTGTAGATGAAGTTGAGGATCTGCTGGAGGCCCTGCGAGGTGAGGGCTTCCAGAGAGAGCTCCACGCGCTGCAGCTGCTTGTTTTGGGTGAAGAGGGAGTGGAAGAACTGGCTGTAGGCTGCCAGGACCCCTTTGTGCGCCGGGAAGATGCTCTTGTGCTGCACCAGCACGATGTCCACGTCGCACAAGTCCGGCTGAAAGAGGCGCTGCTCGTTCAGTCTGTCCATCAAACACGTGAAGTGGAGGGCTACATCCTCCACCAGGGAGTACTCAGCCGAAGGGTAGTCAGTTGTTTTTTCAACTATcagctgtggggaggagggaaataaaaatcagatcaAGAGGGCTCTTTTCCCCATGAAAACACCCACCCGGCCATGCCACCCATTCCTGTCCATGCACCCGAAGTCAGAGATGTCAACTGAGGAGCTCCACTGCCAGCCCCAGCTTGGAGATGCCAAACAAAAAGCTCCACCATCAGCCTCAGTTTAGAGAGGCCAACCAAAAAGCTCCACCACCAGACTCAGCTTTGAAAAACCAAGAACTTCCATGACTAGGCCCAGCTTCGAGATGCCAACAAAAGGCTCCACCACCAGACACAGCTTGAAGATGTCAACCAAGAAGCTCCACCACCAGCCTCAGCTTGGAGTTTCCAAACAAAAGTTCCACCAGCAGGCCCAGCTTCAAAACACCATGAAGTTCTACCACTAGGCCCAGCTTGAAGGTCCGGACCAAAAAGCTCCACCATCAGCCTCAGTTTAGAGATGCCAATCAAAAACCTCCACCCCCAGACCCAGCTTTGAAATACCAAGAAGTTCCACAACTAGGCCCAGCTTGGAGATCCAGACCAAAAAGCTCCACCATCAGGCCCAGCTTGGAGATGCCAACAAAAGGCTCCACCACCAGACGCAGCTTGAAGATGCCAACCAAGAAGGtccaccaccagccccagctTGGAGTTTCCAAACAAAAGCTCCACCAGCAGGACCAGCTTGGAGATGCCAACCAGAAAGGTCCATCACTAGACCCAGCTTCAAAACACCATGAAGTTCTACCACTAGGCCCAGCTTGAAGATCCAGACCAAAATGCTCTACCATCAGGCCCAGCTTGAAGATCCAGACCAAAATGCTCCACCATCAGGCCCAGCTTGAAGATCCAGACCAAAATGCTCCACCATCAGGCCCACAGTGAAGATGCCAACCAAGAAGTTCCTCCTCCACCCCCTGTTTGGAGATGTCAATCAGAAAGGTTTCATCACCAGACCCAGCTTCAAAACACCAAGAAGTTCTACCACTAGGCCCAGCTTGAAGGTCCAGACCAAAAAGCtccaccaccagccccagctTGGAGATGTCAACCAAAAAGCTCCACCACCAGACACAGCTTCGAAACACCAAGAAGTTCTACCACTTAAGCCCAGCTTGAAGATCCAGGCCAAAAAGCTCCACCATCAGGCCCAACTTGGAGACACCAACCAAGAAGTTCCACCATCACCTTGAATCTGGAAAACTCAACCAAGGAggagaaagcccaatgaaaggacAGGTCAAGGCCATATGAGCACGCACTGACATCTCTTCAACCTGGATAGGAGGCATCATGGCCATCCCACCACCAAGGAGGCCCAAAGCCTGGCCCAGCTGTCCATGATGGCAGGGAGGAGATgccaagcagaagaggagatgcCTCGATACATCCTTGACCTCCTGAACCAGACAGGGACCTGTGGAGGACATTTGCCCCATGCAGGAAGACAATTTTAGGTACCAGCTGAAATTTAACCACCTCGCTACAAATAAATCAGGATTTTAAACTTCCCTACTTCTACCACATAATTACATAAAACACAATATCCTCCAATATTCACTGAATTCTGCCACCTGCTCTGACTCACTTCAGCAGTCAACTCACTTGCTGGAGTCACCAGGATGATTTATTCTCTTGTAATACCAATTTTAAACCACCCAGGGAAAGGCTCTACCTGGAAAAACTCAAGTCTGGGAGCGGCAATCTCAGGCTGGGAAATTCTGCAACTTCCAACACGCCCCAGGCTGTGCTTGTGGGGTATTTCATTTATTCCATATGTATTTTGCAAGGTGCAGACCACCCATGGACCTTCGTCACCTCTCCTGGGGACACCTGAGCACCCCAATGGGTTTGTTGGCTGCAACCCCAATACAAGGGttatcagagaatcatagaattcttttgattggaagagaccctcaagatcatggagtccaaccataacccacccctggcactgccccatgtcctgagaaccttatctccgtctgtccagccctccagggatggtgactccagcactgccctgggcagcctgttccaatgccccacagccctttggggaagaaattgttcccagatccaacctcaacctcccctggtgcaacttgaggccgtttctttgtgtccctgtctcccctcagctcctgttctccagctgaaccccccaggtccctcagccgctccatcacacttgtgctccagcccctcaccagctccgttcccttctctgaactcgctccagcacctcaaggcctttcttggcgtgaggggcccaaaactgaccccaggattggcggtttggcctccccaggtcccagcacagggacggtcactgccctgggcctgctggccacaccagtgctggtaccagccaggatgctggtggcctcttggccaccatACCCTAAATACTAAAAGAAGATGGGACATCCCCTTTCCCTCTGCTTCCGCTTGGATTTCCATCCTGAACAACCAGTTCATGGATGGAGACGGATCCAACCACATTCACGTCCTATTACGGGATGTGACCAAGGACGTTGTGCAGAACAGTGGCGGAGATGGACGGTTCAACCTGCCGGGTTTATCCTGCACCTCCTGCTCAAAATGAACCAAAAAAGAGTTTCtctgcttccatttttttctcttgatcaACCCATGAAATCCAGCAAGacacattttgtttatttgggcttttttttgtgaGCCAAAGGCAAAAGCACACCCagacaaaaatgtttaaataattaaaacatgggtgttttcttctctggtttcccaacaaaaaaaaaacccttccacCTCCCTGccaaaatctttcattttcgCTGAATTTCTGCTCCACAACCAAACCACCCAACCAATGAGGTTTTCTGCTTCGCATCATCCCGAtggccccatagagccccatacacagagaaaaatgggaataaaccccaattcttctccacacTCTTGGCTTTGCAGCCTGGAGTGGAACAAACAGTAAAAGAGGGggttttaatatatatttttatatatatctatatattttatCTATTTCTTTAGAGTCATagatatacaaatatatatatttaaaacccACTTTCTTTATATAACTTCTTATAAAATGCTGCTTCCCAGCTGGAACATCCATCCCCCCACCCCTGCATTTTCAAAGCCTCGAGACTGCCAAGGACATTTCGACAAGAGGAACTTGGATGGCTCAGCCCGCCGTACCCCAGCAAATAAATAGAGATATAATAAATATCAAACGCTGTAGAGACAGGAGAGCTTTCTGTTTGCCAGGGACTCTccttgctctgcttttgctatgaaaaaaatatatataaaatccatTGTTTTCCTCCTGGGATCCATCTGTCCGTATGGGATGCTCCAAGCCCGGCATGGCCACAGCCATGGAAAAACAGGTTCAAAACAGGGGGGAATTGGGTCCGCTAGGCAGCACAAACAAAAGTCAGGGTATTTTTGCTCTGGATCGAGGATTTTTGGCACAAGGGGGTGACCCCTCACCCAGCGCCGGGCTTTGCCAGGCGGCTCTAATCAGTCCCAGCATTGAGGACAATGCGTGTCTTGGCCGCGGCCCCCTCGGTGACTTCAGCCCCGGCTTGTCAGCGGGAGGGTTTTtatgctttgctctttattGCTATCAGATGCTTTTCGTTCAGCTCGCCCGGAGACGAAGCCCCAGCTAAGCCGAGAGGCGCCCGCCGGGGTGAGATGCCGAGAAAGACCTTATTTTGCCCCAAAATAACCCCTCCGGGCTGCTCCTGTCCCTGTAGCCCCACCAGGGCGGAAAAGACCAATTAACTGGGGTTAATGGGAGagttaaacccattaccccttccCTTGGGAAAAggcatatattttaaatatatatatttatatattctaaaatacatatatatatatataaatacaattta containing:
- the ZBTB47 gene encoding zinc finger and BTB domain-containing protein 47, yielding MLIVEKTTDYPSAEYSLVEDVALHFTCLMDRLNEQRLFQPDLCDVDIVLVQHKSIFPAHKGVLAAYSQFFHSLFTQNKQLQRVELSLEALTSQGLQQILNFIYTSKLLVNSCNVQDVLNAATVLQMNNIASSCQDLLDTRSLSLATEMALPAEGCAGPPPYYCEIKQEVDAPHPKIYARESNDPYSVRVEDGAGGGTLPPGPAKQYYKEEKDGGPGAVCKMEGEESEEDLDSQGSYNREQIIVEVNLNNQTLNVSKGTEGKATASEAAVMGRPDGDGGDTEEDGEEENEEGEEEEEEEEDAEVGEEEEEEHSEEEDLEETTEEEDDDDDDEDASEVKREKGGQPRRGSWASKATKPSMATRSQEMAKVEEEEEEEEEGQRGRKRKKEQDGLGQKVKLEEKQHYPCKKCPRVFNNRWYLEKHMNVTHSRMQICDKCGKRFLLESELLLHHQTDCEKNIQCVTCGKGFKKLWSLHEHNKIVHGYAEKKFSCEICEKKFYTMAHVRKHMVAHTKDMPFTCETCGKSFKRSMSLKVHSLQHSGEKPFKCENCNERFQYKYQLRSHMSIHIGHKQFMCQWCGKDFNMKQYFDEHMKTHTGEKPYICEICGKSFTSRPNMKRHRRTHTGEKPYPCDVCGQRFRFSNMLKAHKEKCFRVSNPLASDTATTPQPAASPAPLPPGPGVSPLPLLHPLPQTLPPPPHLPPPPPLFPAGRINSNNN